A window of Apium graveolens cultivar Ventura chromosome 8, ASM990537v1, whole genome shotgun sequence contains these coding sequences:
- the LOC141677397 gene encoding DEAD-box ATP-dependent RNA helicase 35 isoform X2 codes for MEIDADDDYVEYVPVKKRRELEAQKILQRKGNATAPESEAEPAKVVEAKPSLLVQASQIKRDLPEVSPTEQMVQQEKEMMEHLSDRKTLMSVRELAKGITYSEPLPTGWKPPLPIRKMSRKACEGIRKQWHIIVDGEDTPPPIKNFKDMRFPEPILKKLAEKGIVQPTPIQVQGLPVILSGRDMIGIAFTGSGKTLVFVLPIIMMAVQEELMMPIAPGEGPFGLIVCPSRELARQTYDVVEEFLTSMREYNYPEIRPLLCIGGIDMRSQLEVVKKGVHIVVATPGRLKDMLAKKKMNLDNCRYLTLDEADRLVDLGFEDDIREVFDHFKAQRQTLLFSATMPTKIQNFARSALVKPVTVNVGRAGAANLDVIQEVEYVKQEAKIVYLLECLQKTPPPVLIFCENKADVDDIHEYLLLKGVEAVSIHGGKDQEEREYAISSFKACKKDVLVATDVASKGLDFPDIQHVINYDMPAEIENYVHRIGRTGRCGKTGIATTFINKNQSETTLLDLKHLLQEAKQRIPPVLAELSDPMEEAKEAEAVANASGEKGCGYCGGLGHRIRDCPKLEHQKSMQIASSRRDYFGAGGYRAEI; via the coding sequence CTACTGCTCCAGAAAGTGAAGCAGAACCAGCTAAAGTTGTTGAAGCTAAACCTAGCCTGCTTGTTCAAGCATCACAGATTAAGCGTGACCTGCCGGAGGTTAGTCCCACGGAACAGATGGTTCAACAAGAGAAAGAGATGATGGAGCATCTGTCAGATCGTAAGACATTAATGTCAGTACGTGAGCTTGCTAAAGGAATAACATACTCAGAACCATTGCCAACTGGATGGAAGCCTCCATTGCCTATAAGAAAGATGTCTAGGAAAGCATGTGAGGGCATTAGGAAGCAGTGGCATATTATTGTTGACGGGGAAGATACCCCACCACCAATCAAGAATTTTAAAGACATGAGATTTCCTGAGCCCATCTTAAAGAAGTTGGCAGAGAAAGGAATTGTGCAGCCAACGCCTATCCAAGTTCAAGGGCTCCCAGTGATTCTATCAGGAAGGGATATGATTGGGATTGCTTTTACTGGGTCTGGGAAGACATTGGTCTTCGTGTTGCCAATAATAATGATGGCTGTACAAGAAGAGCTTATGATGCCAATTGCTCCTGGGGAAGGACCATTTGGTCTGATAGTTTGTCCATCTCGAGAGCTTGCTAGGCAAACTTATGATGTTGTCGAGGAATTTCTTACTTCGATGAGAGAGTACAATTATCCAGAGATAAGGCCACTGCTTTGCATTGGTGGTATTGATATGCGCTCTCAGTTAGAAGTTGTGAAGAAAGGGGTTCACATCGTTGTAGCTACCCCCGGAAGGTTGAAGGACATGCTTGCAAagaagaaaatgaatcttgatAATTGCAGATATTTAACTTTGGATGAGGCAGATAGATTAGTGGatttgggttttgaagatgatATACGGGAAGTGTTTGATCACTTTAAAGCTCAGAGACAAACTCTTCTATTTTCTGCCACTATGCCAACAAAGATCCAAAATTTTGCGAGAAGTGCATTGGTTAAACCTGTAACAGTTAATGTTGGAAGGGCAGGAGCTGCAAATCTTGATGTCATTCAAGAGGTTGAGTATGTGAAGCAAGAAGCAAAAATTGTTTACCTTCTAGAGTGTCTTCAGAAGACTCCACCTCCTGTACTAATATTTTGTGAAAACAAAGCAGATGTTGATGACATACATGAATATCTTCTTTTGAAAGGAGTTGAGGCAGTGTCAATTCATGGTGGCAAGGATCAGGAAGAGAGAGAGTATGCCATATCATCTTTTAAGGCGTGCAAGAAAGATGTCTTGGTTGCAACAGATGTGGCCTCAAAGGGTTTGGATTTTCCCGATATTCAGCATGTAATAAATTATGATATGCCTGCTGAAATCGAAAACTATGTTCATAGGATTGGACGGACGGGCAGATGTGGGAAGACTGGAATAGCCACAACATTTATCAATAAAAATCAAAGTGAGACGACGCTTCTTGATTTGAAGCATCTGCTCCAAGAAGCAAAACAGAGGATACCACCTGTGCTGGCGGAGCTGAGCGACCCCATGGAAGAAGCAAAGGAAGCAGAGGCTGTAGCGAATGCAAGTGGAGAGAAAGGCTGTGGTTATTGTGGTGGACTTGGTCATCGTATACGCGATTGTCCCAAGTTGGAGCATCAGAAGAGCATGCAGATTGCCAGCTCTAGGAGAGATTACTTTGGTGCTGGGGGCTATCGCGCTGAAATTTAA
- the LOC141677397 gene encoding DEAD-box ATP-dependent RNA helicase 35 isoform X1, translated as MNLQEIDADDDYVEYVPVKKRRELEAQKILQRKGNATAPESEAEPAKVVEAKPSLLVQASQIKRDLPEVSPTEQMVQQEKEMMEHLSDRKTLMSVRELAKGITYSEPLPTGWKPPLPIRKMSRKACEGIRKQWHIIVDGEDTPPPIKNFKDMRFPEPILKKLAEKGIVQPTPIQVQGLPVILSGRDMIGIAFTGSGKTLVFVLPIIMMAVQEELMMPIAPGEGPFGLIVCPSRELARQTYDVVEEFLTSMREYNYPEIRPLLCIGGIDMRSQLEVVKKGVHIVVATPGRLKDMLAKKKMNLDNCRYLTLDEADRLVDLGFEDDIREVFDHFKAQRQTLLFSATMPTKIQNFARSALVKPVTVNVGRAGAANLDVIQEVEYVKQEAKIVYLLECLQKTPPPVLIFCENKADVDDIHEYLLLKGVEAVSIHGGKDQEEREYAISSFKACKKDVLVATDVASKGLDFPDIQHVINYDMPAEIENYVHRIGRTGRCGKTGIATTFINKNQSETTLLDLKHLLQEAKQRIPPVLAELSDPMEEAKEAEAVANASGEKGCGYCGGLGHRIRDCPKLEHQKSMQIASSRRDYFGAGGYRAEI; from the coding sequence CTACTGCTCCAGAAAGTGAAGCAGAACCAGCTAAAGTTGTTGAAGCTAAACCTAGCCTGCTTGTTCAAGCATCACAGATTAAGCGTGACCTGCCGGAGGTTAGTCCCACGGAACAGATGGTTCAACAAGAGAAAGAGATGATGGAGCATCTGTCAGATCGTAAGACATTAATGTCAGTACGTGAGCTTGCTAAAGGAATAACATACTCAGAACCATTGCCAACTGGATGGAAGCCTCCATTGCCTATAAGAAAGATGTCTAGGAAAGCATGTGAGGGCATTAGGAAGCAGTGGCATATTATTGTTGACGGGGAAGATACCCCACCACCAATCAAGAATTTTAAAGACATGAGATTTCCTGAGCCCATCTTAAAGAAGTTGGCAGAGAAAGGAATTGTGCAGCCAACGCCTATCCAAGTTCAAGGGCTCCCAGTGATTCTATCAGGAAGGGATATGATTGGGATTGCTTTTACTGGGTCTGGGAAGACATTGGTCTTCGTGTTGCCAATAATAATGATGGCTGTACAAGAAGAGCTTATGATGCCAATTGCTCCTGGGGAAGGACCATTTGGTCTGATAGTTTGTCCATCTCGAGAGCTTGCTAGGCAAACTTATGATGTTGTCGAGGAATTTCTTACTTCGATGAGAGAGTACAATTATCCAGAGATAAGGCCACTGCTTTGCATTGGTGGTATTGATATGCGCTCTCAGTTAGAAGTTGTGAAGAAAGGGGTTCACATCGTTGTAGCTACCCCCGGAAGGTTGAAGGACATGCTTGCAAagaagaaaatgaatcttgatAATTGCAGATATTTAACTTTGGATGAGGCAGATAGATTAGTGGatttgggttttgaagatgatATACGGGAAGTGTTTGATCACTTTAAAGCTCAGAGACAAACTCTTCTATTTTCTGCCACTATGCCAACAAAGATCCAAAATTTTGCGAGAAGTGCATTGGTTAAACCTGTAACAGTTAATGTTGGAAGGGCAGGAGCTGCAAATCTTGATGTCATTCAAGAGGTTGAGTATGTGAAGCAAGAAGCAAAAATTGTTTACCTTCTAGAGTGTCTTCAGAAGACTCCACCTCCTGTACTAATATTTTGTGAAAACAAAGCAGATGTTGATGACATACATGAATATCTTCTTTTGAAAGGAGTTGAGGCAGTGTCAATTCATGGTGGCAAGGATCAGGAAGAGAGAGAGTATGCCATATCATCTTTTAAGGCGTGCAAGAAAGATGTCTTGGTTGCAACAGATGTGGCCTCAAAGGGTTTGGATTTTCCCGATATTCAGCATGTAATAAATTATGATATGCCTGCTGAAATCGAAAACTATGTTCATAGGATTGGACGGACGGGCAGATGTGGGAAGACTGGAATAGCCACAACATTTATCAATAAAAATCAAAGTGAGACGACGCTTCTTGATTTGAAGCATCTGCTCCAAGAAGCAAAACAGAGGATACCACCTGTGCTGGCGGAGCTGAGCGACCCCATGGAAGAAGCAAAGGAAGCAGAGGCTGTAGCGAATGCAAGTGGAGAGAAAGGCTGTGGTTATTGTGGTGGACTTGGTCATCGTATACGCGATTGTCCCAAGTTGGAGCATCAGAAGAGCATGCAGATTGCCAGCTCTAGGAGAGATTACTTTGGTGCTGGGGGCTATCGCGCTGAAATTTAA